The region CGTTTTTACACTAGTTTTGAAGCAGTTCACTTTGGATCGCTCCAGAAATCTGGAACATCCGAAGTGATTCGTGTGAATTTGGTATCTTAAAACTGTTTTCTTTTGCGTGCTAGcgataattcattattattattattattattgttgttgttgtttattgaGACTTTTGACCTGAAGGCCATACAGCGATGCCTCAGTGTTTTGGAGATTTACAGAGTAAAGTTGCATTTATCAATGAATTTCATAATTAGTTTTAAAACTGCGATATTATTTTTATGAAGGAGAAGTTTGTACAATAGTTGGTAATGGTTGATGACATCGTATTAGTTGTGTGTAAAATCGATTATTTTTTTTGTCTAACTACGATATGGCAGCCACCAAGCAGGAGCATCTTTGGTCGGCATTCTCAGACTGCTGCAGATAGAGATCACTGGTAGACTTTATTCAGTGCGCTTCAATGCGTTTCACTAGTAATGTGAAAAGCAATAACAATGTATCTGTGCTTTGCCAAATTCATAGTTGTAAAGAGCTGGCCCTTACTGACACTGCGCCGAAGGCGCTGAGAAATGTGCGCCGCGCCTACGACTTATTTCAAATAGCTTCACAGTTTGGCAATATCTGCCCCTGAGGCTGAGTTACGGTGTTGCGTTATTGGGAAGACGTTGCAGATGATGCAAATAAAGAGTGACGATTCGAGTTGGTGCTGTTGTGAACGAAGACTCGCCACCAAAATTTGTTTTTCTTGGTGGTTTCAAGCCATAGAGTGAAACTTCACTGGAAAATGTAGACTTACGTGCCATTGGTAATGATTCTCCTATGGCTGAAATTGAACCAGAAATCTCTATCGATAGTCTTATAGATCGTCTACTGTGCTTTCACAGAAATCGACGCTGTAAAGCCGCTGCCCTTACAGAAGGAGAAATGAGAGCGTTGTGTCTCAGTTCACGCGAAATATTTCTGTCCCAGGAGACGCTGCTGGAATTGGAGGCTCCGCTAAATATTTGTGGCGACATACACGGTCAGTTCGTCGATCTTCTTCGGCTGTTCGAACGTGGCGGATTCCCACCGCATTCGAATTACCTCTTCCTCGGTGACTACGTAGACAGAGGACAACAGTCTCTGGAGACGATATGCCTTTTGCtcgcatacaaaatcaaatacccgGAGAACTTTTTCTTGTTGAGAGGGAACCACGAGGCTGCGGGCATCAACGGGGTGTACGGGTTTTACGACGAGTGCAAGAGACGGTACAATGTGAAAGTGTGGAAGACTTTCAACGACTGCTTCAACTGCTTGCCGGTGGCTGCGGTGGTAAGCGACAGGATTTTCTGCTGCCACGCTGGCCTAAGTCCTGAGCTGCGTAACCTCAACCAAATACGTGAGATAATGAGGCCGACAGATGTGCCAGATAAAGGATTACTCTGTGACCTCTTGTGGTCTGACCCCGACGCCAGTATAACCGGCTGGGGCCCCAACGAAGAGAGGGGTATTTCTGTGACTTTCGGAGCGGATGTTGTGGAGCAGTTCCTGCGCCAGTACGATTTCGACCTCGTCTGCAGAGCTCACCAGGTAGTGGAGAACGGTTACCAGTTCTTCGCACAGCGACAGTTAGTGACGATATTCTCAGCACCTAACTACTGTGGAGAATACGCCAACGCAGGTGCCATCATGGCTGTTGATGAATCGTTGAAATGTTCCTTCCTAATATTTTATGAAAGCGGTAGAAAGCTGTAGTGTGCTCTTAACGACAGTGTGAGTCT is a window of Schistocerca gregaria isolate iqSchGreg1 chromosome 8, iqSchGreg1.2, whole genome shotgun sequence DNA encoding:
- the LOC126284214 gene encoding serine/threonine-protein phosphatase PP1-gamma catalytic subunit-like, encoding MAEIEPEISIDSLIDRLLCFHRNRRCKAAALTEGEMRALCLSSREIFLSQETLLELEAPLNICGDIHGQFVDLLRLFERGGFPPHSNYLFLGDYVDRGQQSLETICLLLAYKIKYPENFFLLRGNHEAAGINGVYGFYDECKRRYNVKVWKTFNDCFNCLPVAAVVSDRIFCCHAGLSPELRNLNQIREIMRPTDVPDKGLLCDLLWSDPDASITGWGPNEERGISVTFGADVVEQFLRQYDFDLVCRAHQVVENGYQFFAQRQLVTIFSAPNYCGEYANAGAIMAVDESLKCSFLIFYESGRKL